One genomic segment of Pelagerythrobacter marensis includes these proteins:
- the aspS gene encoding aspartate--tRNA ligase, which translates to MHAYRTHNCAQLTKANVGDTVRLSGWIHRKRDHGGVLFVDLRDHYGMTQIVADEDSEALPVLEALKLESVVTIDGTVKARGEGTVNANLPTGEIEVFARGVSVQSRAEELPLPVAGEQDYPEDIRLKYRFVDLRRETMHRNIMLRSQVITSIRRRMTDQGFTEFQTPILGASSPEGARDYLVPSRLHPGRFYALPQAPQMFKQLLMVAGFDRYFQIAPCFRDEDLRADRSPEFYQLDFEMSFVTQEDVFQAIEPVLAGVFEEFANGKTVTPAGEFPRIPYAEAILKYGTDKPDLRNPLIISDVTDHFAASGFGLFEKIVGSGGRVRVVPAPNTHEKSRKFFDEMNDWARREGFAGLGYVTRKGGEFGGPIAKNHGTEGMEKLYAELGLGENDGLFFAAGKEKDAAKLAGAARTRVGEELGLIEQGCFKFCWIVDFPMFEYDEDQKKVDFSHNPFSMPQGEMEALETMDPLEIKAWQYDIVCNGYELSSGAIRNHRPDIMYKAFEIAGYTREDVDANFSGMIEAFKLGAPPHGGSAPGIDRIVMLLADEPNIREVIAFPLNQRAQDLMMGAPSLVSPRQLRDVHIRTLEAPKPEGADTTRVDRAGDS; encoded by the coding sequence ATGCACGCCTATCGAACCCACAACTGCGCACAGCTGACCAAGGCGAACGTTGGCGACACGGTTCGCCTGTCGGGCTGGATCCATCGCAAACGCGATCACGGCGGCGTTCTGTTCGTCGATCTTCGCGATCATTACGGAATGACGCAGATCGTCGCTGATGAAGATAGCGAGGCGCTGCCCGTTCTCGAAGCGCTCAAGCTGGAATCGGTCGTAACGATCGACGGTACCGTGAAGGCGCGGGGCGAAGGCACGGTGAATGCCAACCTGCCGACTGGCGAGATCGAAGTGTTCGCCCGCGGCGTCAGCGTTCAGAGCCGGGCGGAAGAGCTGCCCCTGCCGGTGGCGGGCGAACAGGATTATCCCGAGGACATTCGCCTGAAATACCGCTTCGTCGATCTGCGGCGCGAGACGATGCATCGCAACATCATGCTGCGCAGCCAGGTGATCACCTCGATCAGGCGCCGCATGACCGACCAGGGTTTTACCGAGTTCCAGACGCCGATCCTGGGCGCTTCCAGTCCCGAAGGCGCGCGCGACTACCTCGTACCCAGCCGGCTGCACCCCGGACGCTTCTACGCGCTTCCCCAGGCGCCGCAGATGTTCAAGCAGCTGCTGATGGTTGCCGGCTTCGATCGCTATTTCCAGATCGCGCCCTGTTTCCGCGACGAGGACCTTCGTGCCGATCGCAGCCCGGAGTTCTACCAGCTCGATTTCGAAATGAGCTTCGTTACGCAGGAAGATGTCTTCCAGGCGATCGAGCCGGTGCTCGCCGGGGTGTTCGAAGAGTTCGCGAATGGAAAAACGGTGACGCCGGCGGGCGAGTTCCCCCGCATTCCTTACGCCGAAGCCATCCTGAAGTACGGAACCGACAAGCCGGATCTGCGCAACCCGCTGATCATCAGCGATGTGACCGATCACTTCGCGGCGTCCGGCTTCGGCCTGTTCGAGAAGATCGTCGGCAGCGGCGGGCGCGTGCGCGTGGTCCCCGCGCCGAACACGCATGAAAAGAGCCGGAAGTTCTTCGACGAGATGAACGACTGGGCGCGCCGCGAAGGCTTCGCCGGGCTCGGCTACGTGACCCGCAAGGGCGGCGAGTTCGGCGGTCCGATCGCCAAAAACCACGGGACCGAGGGCATGGAAAAACTCTATGCCGAACTCGGTCTCGGTGAAAACGACGGACTGTTCTTCGCCGCGGGCAAGGAAAAGGACGCGGCCAAGCTGGCCGGTGCCGCCCGCACCCGCGTGGGTGAAGAACTGGGCCTGATCGAACAGGGATGCTTCAAGTTCTGCTGGATCGTCGATTTCCCGATGTTCGAGTACGACGAGGATCAGAAGAAGGTCGATTTCAGCCACAACCCGTTCTCGATGCCGCAAGGCGAGATGGAGGCGCTGGAAACGATGGACCCGCTGGAGATCAAAGCCTGGCAGTACGACATCGTCTGCAACGGATACGAACTGTCGAGCGGCGCGATCCGGAACCATCGTCCCGATATCATGTACAAGGCGTTCGAAATCGCCGGGTACACGCGCGAGGATGTCGACGCGAACTTCTCCGGCATGATCGAGGCGTTCAAGCTCGGTGCACCGCCGCACGGCGGCTCGGCACCGGGGATCGATCGGATCGTGATGCTGCTGGCAGATGAGCCCAATATCCGCGAGGTGATCGCCTTCCCGCTGAACCAGCGTGCGCAGGATCTGATGATGGGCGCCCCATCGCTCGTCAGCCCGCGCCAGCTGCGCGACGTGCATATCCGCACGCTGGAAGCACCCAAGCCCGAAGGGGCGGATACGACGCGCGTGGATCGGGCAGGGGATTCCTGA
- a CDS encoding YfiR family protein, with protein sequence MGSQALVRVRRPVVGIALAIIVAAVFAGGVAPEAAAAPRTEVGLPLANEANPYEQPVARMVTLLASFTHWPDRPETLRLCLVQPTDHAGGLTSVEFARETGILATSVTPRNVGAMNCQIVYVGRMSIVEQRAVTDAFRDRPALTVAENDPACRSHAMICLLFEADSLSFRLNIDAVSRSRVRIDPRVLRMGMGASQ encoded by the coding sequence ATGGGGTCGCAAGCACTCGTCAGGGTGCGGCGGCCTGTCGTTGGCATTGCCCTCGCCATAATCGTCGCCGCGGTGTTTGCAGGCGGCGTGGCGCCCGAAGCGGCCGCCGCACCGCGGACTGAGGTGGGCCTTCCGCTCGCCAACGAAGCGAATCCCTACGAACAGCCGGTGGCAAGAATGGTGACGCTTCTGGCAAGCTTCACCCATTGGCCGGATCGACCCGAAACGCTACGTTTGTGTCTGGTGCAGCCGACCGATCATGCCGGGGGGCTGACCTCCGTGGAGTTTGCGCGCGAAACGGGTATTCTCGCGACATCGGTCACCCCGCGGAACGTCGGTGCGATGAATTGTCAGATCGTCTATGTCGGACGTATGTCGATTGTGGAGCAGCGCGCCGTGACCGACGCCTTTCGCGACCGTCCCGCACTGACTGTGGCAGAGAATGACCCCGCCTGTCGTAGCCACGCGATGATCTGCCTGCTGTTCGAGGCGGATTCGCTGTCCTTCCGGTTGAACATCGATGCCGTCTCGCGATCCCGCGTCAGGATCGATCCGCGGGTTCTGCGCATGGGCATGGGGGCATCGCAATGA
- a CDS encoding diguanylate cyclase domain-containing protein → MSAADRAPTEGLPLRKMLARGHFRLVILAVLLAAVTLTVSGVMLIRSHSAANAVLTARTVSYAVEPAVLFDDAGAISDAIETIGNIGGADRIVVTDARGNPLADWETDHDGLTGSVEALVSGALRGPAVVVPVASGGREIGSVTVHGSLADMLHYATTGFIIALCCLGLTIIATRVLARRLEEAVVAPLEHVGEIAHAVRADRTFGRRVTVSGIAEIDRFARDFNALLAELQSWHEALLSENVELARRAEHDALTGLAGRRRFERDSRHIIERARSEGTSFAVLYLDCNDFKAINDDFGHDVGDMVLCAIADRLQNSVGDCGHIYRFGGDEFAVVLPQTGEETFVSDICDSIRDAMAEPFTLALRKERQLSVSLGRAVYPRDGDNWRELLRVADKRMYQEKKNVPSEPVDAS, encoded by the coding sequence ATGAGCGCCGCCGATCGCGCCCCGACCGAGGGCCTGCCCTTGCGCAAGATGCTGGCGAGGGGGCATTTCCGCCTGGTCATCCTGGCGGTCTTGCTTGCCGCAGTGACCTTGACCGTCAGCGGCGTCATGCTGATTCGCAGCCACTCCGCTGCCAACGCGGTCCTTACGGCGCGCACCGTCAGCTACGCGGTCGAACCGGCCGTTCTGTTCGACGACGCAGGCGCGATAAGCGATGCGATCGAGACGATCGGTAATATCGGCGGCGCGGACCGCATCGTCGTCACCGACGCGCGCGGCAATCCGCTGGCGGACTGGGAAACCGATCATGACGGTCTCACCGGCTCGGTGGAAGCGCTTGTTTCCGGGGCACTCCGCGGGCCGGCCGTGGTCGTTCCGGTCGCAAGCGGGGGGCGGGAGATCGGATCGGTGACCGTGCACGGCAGCCTCGCCGATATGCTGCATTATGCAACGACCGGTTTCATCATCGCGCTGTGCTGCCTCGGCCTGACGATCATTGCCACACGCGTACTTGCCCGGCGGCTGGAGGAAGCGGTCGTCGCTCCGCTGGAACATGTTGGCGAGATCGCCCATGCCGTTCGCGCCGATCGTACGTTCGGGCGTCGCGTTACTGTGTCGGGAATTGCGGAGATCGACCGTTTCGCCCGAGATTTCAATGCATTGCTGGCTGAACTGCAAAGCTGGCACGAGGCGTTGTTGTCTGAAAATGTCGAACTCGCGCGACGGGCGGAGCACGACGCGCTGACCGGGCTGGCCGGGCGGCGGCGGTTCGAACGCGATAGCCGGCATATTATCGAACGGGCCCGATCGGAGGGGACCTCGTTTGCGGTCCTCTATCTCGATTGCAACGATTTCAAGGCCATCAACGACGATTTCGGCCACGACGTCGGCGACATGGTTCTGTGCGCGATTGCCGATCGTTTGCAGAACAGCGTTGGCGATTGCGGGCACATATATCGGTTCGGCGGCGACGAGTTCGCGGTGGTTCTGCCCCAGACCGGCGAGGAGACTTTCGTCAGCGACATTTGCGACAGCATCCGCGACGCGATGGCCGAACCTTTCACCCTGGCCTTGCGCAAGGAACGGCAGCTCAGCGTGAGCCTGGGGCGTGCGGTCTATCCGCGAGATGGCGACAACTGGCGCGAACTGCTGCGCGTGGCCGACAAACGCATGTATCAGGAGAAGAAGAATGTTCCGAGCGAACCGGTTGATGCGAGCTAG
- a CDS encoding OmpA family protein, translating to MFRANRLMRASFLRLRVLIVAVGLGLVAACQTVPAQPDFTPEQVAALEKAGFSREDGNYLLGIPDRLLFEFDSSELLAERRAALREMATALSDVGILGARIEGHTDSVGAEDYNQELSYRRAETVMRALASGGMDAGAMQVLGMGETDPIDTNETEAGRSQNRRVVIIVTPTAVLPV from the coding sequence ATGTTCCGAGCGAACCGGTTGATGCGAGCTAGTTTCCTTCGACTGCGCGTCTTGATCGTCGCTGTCGGCCTGGGCCTGGTCGCGGCCTGCCAAACCGTGCCCGCCCAGCCTGATTTCACACCCGAACAGGTGGCCGCGCTGGAAAAGGCCGGGTTCTCTCGCGAAGACGGCAACTATCTGCTGGGTATTCCTGATCGACTGCTGTTCGAATTCGACAGCTCCGAATTGTTGGCGGAACGGCGGGCGGCGTTGAGGGAGATGGCGACGGCGCTGTCGGATGTCGGCATTCTCGGAGCCCGGATCGAAGGACATACCGATTCTGTCGGAGCCGAAGACTACAATCAGGAACTGTCCTATCGACGGGCCGAAACTGTCATGCGGGCGCTCGCATCCGGTGGGATGGATGCTGGCGCCATGCAGGTTCTCGGGATGGGGGAAACCGATCCCATCGATACCAACGAAACGGAAGCGGGCCGCAGCCAGAACCGCAGGGTTGTTATCATAGTCACCCCCACTGCCGTGCTTCCTGTGTGA
- a CDS encoding acyl carrier protein, translating into MSDTADRVQKIVVEHLGVEADKVTQDASFIDDLGADSLDIVELVMAFEEEFGVEIPDDAAEKITTVGDATKYIEEHKG; encoded by the coding sequence ATGAGCGATACCGCCGACCGCGTGCAGAAGATCGTTGTCGAGCATCTGGGCGTCGAAGCCGACAAGGTCACGCAGGATGCGAGCTTCATCGATGACCTGGGCGCTGACAGCCTCGACATCGTCGAGCTGGTAATGGCATTCGAAGAAGAATTCGGGGTCGAGATCCCGGACGATGCGGCCGAAAAGATCACCACTGTCGGCGACGCGACGAAGTACATCGAAGAACACAAAGGCTAA
- the fabF gene encoding beta-ketoacyl-ACP synthase II has translation MRRVVVTGLGLVTPLGGDVETTWANLIEGKSGAGTITRFDASNQKCTIACEVKPKDHAWGFDPDKRVDHKVQRQVDPFIVYGIDAAGQALEDAGLVEMDDDLKLRTGVSIGSGIGGLPGIESESIVLHERGPGRVSPHFVHGRLINLISGQVSIKYGLMGPNHAVVTACSTGAHSIGDAARMIRDGDADVMLAGGAESTINPLGVAGFAQARALNMSMNDNPEKASRPYDRDRDGFVMGEGAGVVVLEEYEHAKARGAKIYAEVVGYGLSGDAYHVTAPHPEGKGAELAMRMAIKKAGLGEGDIDYVNAHGTSTMADTIELGAVKRVLGDDLGGASMSSTKSAIGHLLGGAGAVESIFCILAIRDQIVPPTLNLDNPDEGTEGVDLVPHNAKKREVSAVLNNSFGFGGTNASLVMKKVD, from the coding sequence ATGCGCCGTGTGGTCGTTACTGGATTGGGTCTTGTCACCCCGCTTGGCGGTGATGTCGAAACCACCTGGGCCAACCTGATCGAGGGCAAGAGCGGGGCGGGAACCATCACCCGTTTCGATGCGAGCAACCAGAAGTGCACCATCGCCTGCGAGGTGAAGCCCAAGGATCACGCATGGGGTTTCGACCCCGACAAGCGTGTCGATCACAAGGTGCAGCGCCAGGTCGATCCCTTCATCGTCTATGGTATCGATGCCGCTGGTCAGGCGCTGGAAGATGCCGGTCTTGTCGAGATGGACGACGATCTGAAGCTGCGCACGGGCGTTTCGATTGGTTCGGGGATCGGCGGATTGCCGGGAATCGAAAGCGAATCGATCGTCCTGCACGAACGCGGACCTGGCCGGGTCTCCCCTCATTTTGTCCACGGTCGGCTGATCAACCTCATCAGTGGCCAGGTGTCGATCAAGTACGGGCTGATGGGCCCCAACCACGCCGTAGTTACTGCCTGCTCCACCGGCGCTCATTCGATCGGCGATGCCGCGCGGATGATCCGCGATGGCGATGCCGACGTGATGTTGGCGGGCGGTGCGGAATCGACCATCAACCCCCTCGGCGTTGCCGGCTTCGCGCAGGCGCGTGCTCTCAATATGAGCATGAACGACAACCCGGAGAAGGCGAGCCGCCCTTACGACCGTGATCGCGATGGTTTCGTTATGGGCGAGGGGGCCGGCGTGGTCGTGCTCGAAGAATACGAACATGCCAAGGCACGCGGCGCGAAAATTTATGCCGAAGTGGTCGGATACGGTCTTTCGGGTGACGCCTACCACGTGACCGCGCCCCATCCCGAAGGGAAGGGCGCCGAACTGGCCATGCGCATGGCGATCAAGAAGGCGGGGCTGGGCGAAGGCGACATCGATTATGTCAATGCCCACGGAACGTCCACGATGGCCGATACGATTGAACTCGGCGCGGTGAAGCGCGTTCTGGGGGATGATCTTGGCGGTGCCTCGATGTCGAGCACGAAATCGGCCATTGGTCACCTTCTGGGCGGCGCCGGTGCGGTGGAGAGCATTTTCTGTATCCTTGCGATCCGCGATCAGATCGTCCCGCCGACGCTCAATCTAGACAACCCGGACGAGGGCACCGAAGGCGTCGACCTGGTCCCCCACAACGCAAAGAAGCGTGAAGTTTCTGCCGTGCTGAACAACAGTTTCGGTTTCGGCGGTACCAACGCCAGCCTGGTGATGAAGAAGGTCGACTGA